Sequence from the Streptomyces sp. R33 genome:
GTAATAGCGGGCGGAGCTGGCGGCACGCTCATCATTGGTGCCGCGGGCATCGGCGTCGGGCTGCGCGAGCTGGCCCTTGTCCTGCACGTCCGGGCTGGTGGACGGGTTGTCCGGGACGCTCCCCGGCGCCTTGCCGAGTTCGGTGGTGATGCGGTCCACGATGTCGGCGTCGCTGTCGTTGACCGCTTCGACACGAGCCAGCACACGGTCGATGTCATCGCCCTCCAGGTCCTCGGATTCGGGGGCGGACTGCCGCACTTGGCCGGCGTCGGGCAGACGGTCGTGGGGAGAACGATCGTTGCCACGGAGCCGGTCGAGCTCGTCCGTCAGCTCTTCGATTCTTATCTGGAGCTGGGCGGCGAGATTTTCGGCCTGGCGCTGCTTTTCTTGCGCTCGCTTCAGCTCCTGCGTGGCCCTCTCTTTCTGGGCAACGGCGCGGGCGAGCCTGCGCTGGGCAGAGCCCAGCGCTGCGCCTGCATCGCTCTGGGAGAGGCGGTCGCGCTCCTCGGTGAGGCCGGTGACACGGTCCTGGAGCTGGTTGATCATGCCCAGCAGCACCATGATCAGCTTCGCTGAGTTGTCGGCGGCTTGCCGCAGTTCTCCCTGCTGTTCCAGAGAGCGGGTCAGCCGGTCGTAAGTCTCAATCTGCCGTGCCTGGACCGTGGCGATATCCACCACCCGCTCAGGGGGCTCAGGGGGCCGGACGGCGGCCACCGTCACGGCATTGCGCGGTGGATGTACCGCGTCCCGCAGCATCCCGGCCGCCTCTTCCTGCCGCCGCTCGCGTAACTGGCGCGGCACGGTCGCGTTGATGAGCGCCGTCACGAACAGCTGCGGCGGGATCTTCCCGGCCAGGTAGGCGCTGACCTGGGACTTGGAGAAGTTCACCTCGCCGGCCAGCACCGCCAGGGTCTTGCCCGACTCGTCCACGCGCGCCCGCAGGAACTCCGCCAGCTTCCCCGCCTGCGTGTTCTCGGGCCGGATCGGCCCCCACGGCCTTCCTCCTGCGGAACCCCTGCCCGGCATAAAGCGCCCCCTTGCCCCGTGCCGGTTGTCCCTCGTCCTGGACAACCACCTCTGTGTCCGGAACTTACCTGCGATGTCCTGCCCGAGCGGTCCGGACAGCCCAACTCCCCACCAAGGTCTGCCCCGAGCCGCGACACGGCGGTTCCCGATCGGAAGGGCAGCCCCCATGAACGAGATCATCACCGCCGCCGCCGACATCCTCACCATCATCGGATCGGCCCTCACCATCACCCTCGAAATCCGCCATGCCCGCATGGAAGCCCGCAAGGCAGACCGCGGCGACGCGCACGAGGACACGCAGGAGTGACCCCCCCCGCCACGGCCCCGGCCACACGGGCGTGGGCCGGGGCCGCGCCGCTCCCCACCGCCGAACCCGCCGCCGAGCCGGACCGCCTGGACGACAAGCCGGTGCTCGACCTCACGGGCGTACAAGCCCCGAGGAGGTCGCGCACCGGCGGTGGAAGCACTGGAGTTCACCGACGAGCCGCTACGCCACCTTCAGGAGGTCTTCGCGAAGGCGTCCGGCCAGGCCCGCAAAACGGTGGACCGGTACACCGACAGCGAGACCACTCCCGCACCGAACCAGTTGCGAGAGGACGATCAGCGGGGCGCATCACCTCCGGCAGCCGGACCCCCACCACGGGCTGGCATCCGGCCGCTGAGTCCGTTGGCGCGGGCTCCACTCGAGGGGTGCCAGTTCATTCCGGGGCGATGTCGTGCATGCACTTTGCAGGCACTGCAGCGTTTCCCCGGATCCGGTCACCTGACGGTACTCGGCTTCCAGGGCATCGTCGTGGACGCACAGCATCTGCCCAGGCGGCAGCGTGTTGCCATACCCATTATGCATCGCACGCTCACTCGGAGGCCTCTGATCATCCCGGGTGTAGTACTCGCGCACGCAGGAACAGTCCAGCTGAATCCGCCACCGATAGACCACAGCCGGATCAGCTGCCCAGAACGACCACAACACCGGATGGACCCGCTCACGTACCTTCGCGATGCTCTTCTCGTACTCGCGAAGCACATCGGTGCGCCGCCGCAGCCGCATCGAGGTGGAAAGTGCGTCCCGCGACCGTGAACTCGAATGGGGGCCGCCGGTACGCACAGCAGGGGCTTCGCCTGCGGGCAGGAAGGAGCGATCCGACGCCCCGCGACAGGGACGTGGCCGGCGCCGGCGATCCGCCTGACGGGAGGTACGGCACGGTAGCTGGAGCCTGTAGAACGATCCTGCCTACCGCTACGACGAGAACGTTGGACTTGTGGTGACCGCGATCAGCGGCGTGGCGGTGGCTATGTGGCCGCAGCCTAAAGCCCGGCACCGTCCCTCGCACGGCTTGGCGCCGCCGGGGCGGGCCGTGCCGATGGCTTGGCCATAACTCCCAGGCGGCGGGCGAGGTCGGTCTCGAGGTGGGACCTCAGGGTGCGGCGCTGCTGTCCCGCCCCGTACGGCCGCTGGTTTACAACTCTCGGTGCGTCGTCCATACCCGCACAACGAGCCAGGCACTGCCCGGGCTGTCGACCGACCGGGGGCGGGCACCCTGGATCACTCGTCGGCCCTGCCTTCCGGGCCCGGTATAGGCTACTTGGCCGCCACGTTGTTCGTTCCGTTCGCGCTCTGCTGGGCAAGCGCCCCGCTTACACGAGCTTTATACATCGAGGTAGGAGACCCGCCATGGGCATTCTGGCTTGGATTCTCATAGGGCTGCTCGCGGGCCTCATCGCCAAGGCGATCATGCCGGGCAAGGACCCGGGCGGCCTCATCCTCACCATGCTGATCGGGATCGCGGGCGGCCTGCTCGGTGGCTGGCTCGGCAAGGTCATCTTCGGCGTCGACTCCATCGACGGCTTCTTCGACCTCTCCACCTGGATCGCCGCCATCATCGGCTCCGTCATCCTCCTCGCCCTCTACCGCCTGGTCATCGGCAACAAGCGCCACCACCACAGCCACGCCTGACCCACGCCTCCAACCGCACACGGCAAACGGCTCCCACTCCCCGAGGGCGGAGCCGTTTCGTTCACCACGCACACTGCAACGCACAGCCCGGTACGGAAGTTGGCCTGCCCTTGGAAGGCGGGGCAGGCCGATCGGTACCGGGCTGTGCGTTGCGGCTGGTTCACATGGCGGTCTGGGGTGACTGCGCGAAGTGCGCCGGGCCCCGGGCCTGGCGTTTGTCAGTACTCGCCGTGCTGCTCGCCCTTGTAGTGGCCGTCCTTGTGCCCGCCGTCGTTGATGCACACGTTGCCGAAGGCGGGGTTGAGGAGGCCGACGATGTTGACGGTGTTGCCGCAGATGTTGACCGGGATGTGGATGGGGACCTGGACGACGTTGCCGGACAGGACACCGGGGGAGCCGATGGCGGCGCCTTCGGCGGTGGCGTCGGCGGCGGCCATGCCGGCCCCGCCTGCCAGAACGGCACCGGCAGCGGCGGTAACGGCTACGGCCTTGGCGATACGGAACATCAAAATCTCCTTGCACTCACAATTTGCCGGGCAAGACAGCACGGACGACGCACCCCACAACCGCCCTAGCCACCCGCGCGTCACGGGCACTGGGCCGAATCAGTGACGGAGGCTGGTCCTTCGGAGTGGACACCCTGACAATGGATCTTGAGGTTCAGGGAGGGATGTCCAGGTGGGGCGTAAGTCTCCGTATCCGGAGGAGTTCAGAAAGGACGCGGTTGCGCTGTATCGCGCCGCGGCCGGCAAGCGGACGTACGCCGCGGTGGCCGCGGATCTCGGTATCACCGCGGAGTCGCTGCGGACGGGGGTCCGCAAGGCCGAGGCCCAGGCCGTGCCCGAGGGCCGCGGCGGTGCGATCGAGGCAGTAGAGCTGGCCCGGCTGCGGGCGGAGAGCGGCCGGCTGCTCAAGGCTGAGCAGGAGTGGCGGCTGGAGCGCGAGATCCTTCGCCGGGCGGCCGCCTGTTTCGCCCGGGACGTGAAGTGAGTCCCAGCCGCTGGGCCTTCATCTCCGACGACCGTGCCGATTTCGGCGTCGAGCGGATCTGCCAGGTGCTCGGGGCATCTCGCGCCGGCTACTACCGGCATCTGGCCACCGAGCAGGACCGCGCCGAGCGACGGGCCGAGGAGGCTCGGCCCGTGAGCGAGATCCGCGCCATCCACCACGAGCACCCCGGCGCCTACGGCGCCCCGCGCGTCCATGCCGAGCTGAGGGCGAGAGGGCGCAGGATCAACCGCAAGCGCGTGACCCGGCTGATGAGGGTAAACGACATCGTCGGCCGGCACTTGCGGAAGAGGAGGCGGACGACGATCGCGGACAGGACCGTGCCGCCCGTGCCGGACCCGGTGATGCGCGACTTCACCGCGGATGCCCTGAACACCAGGTGGTGCGGCGACATCACCTACATAGCCGTCGGGTCGGCGTGGTTGTATCTCGCCACGGTGATCGATATCTGTTCGTGGCGGGTGGTGGGCTGGTCGATCGCGGACCACATGCGCGCTTCGCTGGTCACCGACGCGATCGAGATGGTCGTGGCCACCCGCGGTGGCCGGGTGCGCGGTGTCGTTTTCCACACCGACAGGGGCGCCCAGGGCGGATTCAACTGGTCGTCGCAACACCTCATGATCATGGAGGTGTGGGGTGGTTCGTCGTCAGCGGGCAGCGGATCGGGCGGTGCGTCCGAAGCTGAGGTCTCCGGGGCATCCGAAGTACCAGCGACACGTCGAAGTGGCGTTCTGGGCGGAGATCGCGAAGGGCCTCCTTGCCGAGGAGGCCGCGGGCATTGTCGGCGTGGCGCCGGCGGTCGCGACGCGCTGGTTCCGCCAGTGTGGCGGTATGCGGCCGTTCGATACGAAGCCCTGTTCGGGCAGGTACCTGTCGTTTCGTGAGCGGGAGGAAATCGCGCTCCTCAAAGCCCAGGGCAAGGGAGTTCGCCAGATCGCTCGAGACGTCGGTCGTGATCCGGGAACGATTTCCCGTGAACTGCGGCGCAACGCGGCCACCAGAGGCGGCAGGAGTGACTATCGGGCATCAGTCGCCCAGTGGAAGGCCGACATGGCCGCGCGCCGGCCGAAAACGGCGAAGCTGGTTGCCAACCCGCGGTTGCACGCTTACGTCCACGAGCGGCTGTCCGGTCAGATCAGCACGTCACGCGGCAGGGCGATCGCGGGTCCCGCGACAGGCGAGTGGACGGGACGGAACAAGCCACATCGCAAGGATCGGGCGTGGGTCCAGGCATGGAGTCCGGAGCAGGTCGCGAACCGGATCAAGGTTGACTTCCCGGATGATGAGTCCATGCGCATCAGCCACGAGGCGATCTATCAGGCCCTCTACATTCAGGGCCGCGGAGCGCTGAAACGCGAGCTCATCCTGTGTCTTCGGACCGGTCGCGCTCTGCGTGTGCCGCGAGCGCGATCACGGCGGAAGACTTGGGCGCACGTCACGCCGGAAGCGTTGATCAGCGAAAGGCCCGCCGAGGCCGAGGACCGTGCTGTTCCCGGTCACTGGGAAGGTGATTTGATCATCGGGCTGGAGCGTTCCGCGATCGGCACCGTGGTCGAGCGGTCGACCCGGTTCACGATGCTAGTCCATCTGCCCCGCGAGGACGGATACGGCACGATCCCTCGAACGAAGAACGGCCCCGCGCTGGCCGGCTACGGAGCGATCTCCATGAAGAAGGCACTCGCCAACACTATGTCGACGCTGCCCGAGCAGCTGACACGGTCCGTGACATGGGACCGCGGCAAGGAAATGTCGGCACACGCGCAGTTCCGCATCGAGACCGGCATCCCCGTATTCTTCGCCGATCCCCACAGCCCATGGCAGCGAGGCACGAACGAGAACACGAACGGACTCCTGCGCCAGTACTTCCCGAAGGGCACCGACCTCTCGCGCTGGTCCGCCGAAGAAATCGAAGCCGTCGCCCACACACTGAACACCAGGCCACGCAAGACACTCGGTTGGAAGACCCCGGCCGAAGCATTCAACGAGCAGCTACTGTTGCTCCAACAGACCAGTGTTGCAACGACCGGTTGAGTCCAAGCAGTACAGCGCGGCCGCCTTCACTGACGTCTGCCGCCGGCACGGCATCTGCCGCAGCATGGGCCGGATCGGCTCGAGGTCCGACAACGCCCTCGCCGAGTCGTTCTTCCAGGGCCTCAAGCGCGAATTGCTCCACGGACACCGCTGGACCTCAAAGGCACAGACCCGGCTCGAGCTGTTCCGCTGGCTTTCCTACTACAACCGGCGCCGTCGCCACTCCGCGCTCGGCTACCTCACACCAGCAGAGTTCGAACAGCGACTGATCACGACACGTACGCTGTCACTCGTCGCATGAAACCCGGTGTCCACTCCCCGGGAACAACCTCAGTACGCGCCACCGCCCGCTCGCTGGGCGCCCGGCTCGGCCTGCGCCTACCCGCAGGCTGACCCGCCCGGCCACCCGGCGCTGCCCGCACCCCACGGGAACGCCGACGGCCCTGGCATGCACCATGTGGTGCATGCCAGGGCCGTCGTCTTTCAGAGCAGCCGGGCCGCCGGGTTACGGAGTCCAGCCGGTCGCGGAGCGGATCGTCTCCAGCTCCTCGGCGGTGGGCGTACGGAACTCGAGCAGCTCGTCGTACCAGTCGAGCACGCCGCGGCGCAGCTCGTCGGCGATCTCCTCCAGGCAGTCGGTCTCGAACATGTCGTTCGCGTCCGCCGGCCTGCCGGGGGCCTCGGTGTCGTGACGGATGACCTGAATGTAGTCGAAGGTCTCCCCGCTGCGGTCGTACGCCATCTTGCCTGCGGCCACGCGCAGGTAGAAGGCGCGGCCCTCGGCATCGGCGCCGATGCCCAGGAGTCCGTCCAGGGTGGAGTAGTCCTGGCTCATCCTCGTGCCTTCCCTACCTCCACCGGCGCCACCACGGGCGGCGGTGGTAGACATGGTAGTTATTCTTCCACTTCTGCGACGACTTGTTGCGCCACTGGAAGTTGGACTTCCAGTGTCCGTCCGACTTGTGCGTCGGACGACGCCACTGACGGAGCTTGTCGCGGGAGATCCGGCCGAGGTTGCCGCCGAACCGGCTGGAGCCCCGGCCCACCCACATGCGGCCCGCCAGCCAGGACGTGGCGCGGCCGGCGCGGAGGCCACCGTCCATGCCCTTCGCGGCACGCGCGACACGGACGATGCGGTAGGCGCGGTAGGCCCAGACGGCAGCGCCGGCGCCCGGCACGAAGAAGCTGGCCGCTGTCAGTGCGATGTCCCACTTGTGGCGCTTGGTCCAGCCCCAGAGCTTGCTGCCCCAGGACTTGCCGTCGAGGTCGAACTCGTTGACCGGGTCACCCGGGTAGCCGTACGCGTTGTCACCGCCGCCGTAGACCGGGTCGAGCGACAGGAAGCGGCCGCTGACCGGGTTGTACAGACGGACACCCATCAGGGTGAGACCGGTGAGGGTCTCGGCGGAGCGCTGCTTGCCGCCGAGCCAGCTGTAGCGGGTGGCCGGCTGCCCGGCGCGCGGGTTGCCGTACTCGTCGCTGTCCAGGACCACCGGCGCCTTGGACACGTCCAGCGGGAGCTGGAGCGCCACGTCGCCGTGGATGGTGGTCAGCTGTAGGACCGTGTCGCCGGTCTTGCTGGTGGTGGCGGCCAGGTCACCGGAGGCGGACTCCACATTGCGCGAGAGTGCGCCGGTGGCGGTGTCCTCGGTGATCCAGCGCGGCTTGTCGTCGTCACCGTCGTAGTGGTTGACCTTCGAACCGGTCTGCGTCCAGGTCGAACCCGAACCCGTCTCGGTCTTCCAGTTGCGCAGACGGTGCGCCGCGTCGAGCTGCCAGGTCTGCCGGTTGCTGCCGGCGACCTGCTGCTGGACGAGGTCGTTCGCGAAGTAGCTCAGCGTGGTGCCCGGCAGGGCGGTGGTGCGGCCGAACGCGTCGTACGTGTAGCCGGCGTCCACGATGCGGTCGCCGCTGTCGTACGTTGAGTTGGCGGTCGTGCCACCGGTGGTCGGGCAGTCGGCGCCGGGGGTCCCGGCGGCGGTGGTGAGGGACTTGCGGTTGGTGCGGCTGTCGAAGGTGTAGGTGCGCTTCGTGCAGACCGTGTCCGCGGTGTCCTCCGCCGAGGTCAGGCGGCCGGCGGCGTCGTAGCCGTACAGCTGCTCGGACCAGCCGTTGTGGTCGGTGACCTGGCCGTGGATGGATTCCGCGACCGTGTCGGTGTAGACGACGGTGCCGTCGCTGTCGCGGGTGTAGACCCGCTTCAGGGTGGCGCCGGTGGTGTCCTCGGTGGTGCTGAGGGTGTAGCCGCCGGGCAGCTTCTCGGTGGTGACCGAGCCGTCCGCGTCGTAGGTGGCCTGGAAGGTGCCCGCGACGGAGTCGGTGGTGCTGGTGGCCATGCCGCGCGGCTCGGCGGCCGCGTCGTAGGTGTACGTGACGGTCGACGGAGCGTTGTCGCCGACCTTCACCGGACGGTCGAGCAGGTCGAACTCGAAGGTCGAGACTCCGCCGTCGGCGTCCGTGTAGGACACCATGCGGCCCAGCTTGTCGTAGACCTTGGTGATCGTGCCGCCGGTCGGGGAGACCGCCTTGACGGCCTTGCCGGTGGCCGGGTCGTACTCGGTGGTCGCCTCGGGAACCGCCGTGCCGGTGCCGCCGGAGATGACCGCCTTGGTGATGCGGCCGGCCGCGTCGTACGTGTTGGTGGTCGTACGGGTGACCCCGTTGGCGGTGTCGCTCAGCTTCGCGTTGTTGCCCCACCAGTCGTACTCGGTGGTGGTGGTCGGCAGCTGGGCCGGGTTGGAGCCGCCGCCGGTGACGGCGCCGGCCGGACCCGTGGAGCAGACCAGGTCGGCCCATTCGGGGCGGCCCTGGCAGGTGCCGGTGCCGGTCGCGGACCAGTAGGTGGTCACGCGGGTGCCCGCGTCGGTGCCGGTGGCGCCGGGCAGCAGCTGCTTGGTGATGCGGCCCTGGTTGTCGTACTCGGTGGTGGTGGTGATCGCCAGACCGCCCGGGTCCTTGATCGCCTGGGTCGGGACGCCCTTGGCCCAGTCGTAGACCGTCTGGTTGGCGCGGCCCTCACCGAGGACGGTCGGGTGCTCGCGCACCTGGGCGCCGGTGGTGGTCTTGGTGATCTGGTCCTTGACCTTGGCAGTGCCGTCGGTGGGACGGCCCGCGTCGAACTCGTTGACCGTCCAGGTGCGGGCGGTCACGGAGGTGCCCTTGGGGACGAGGAGGGTGACGCCGTCCTTCAGGTCGGCGGTCAGGTCGATCCGCCGCAGCGGTCCGAACTCCTCCAGCTCGCGGACGCCCTTGCCGTCGTAGACGGAGCGGGTCGCCAGCAGGTCCGCGCGGTCGGCGGCGGAGAGCGCACCGATGCCCAGCTCGGCCTGCACGGCCCGGTCCCCGGCGCTGACGCCGAGCGCGACCTCGCGGTTGCCCGCGCTCAGCTCGCGGACGGTGTTGCCGTAGCGGTCGTACTCGGTGGTCGAGATGTGGCCGCCGGGAGCGGCGGAGTTCACCGAACGCCCGGAGACGCCCATGTAGGTGATCTCGGCACGGCCGTACGAGCCGCTGGCGAGCGAGTCACCGGAGTTGGACGCGGGAACCAGGTCCGCCGGGAAGACGGCGGTGGCGTCGGTCGGGGCGTCGGTCTGGCCCCAGCCCTTCACGTCCGTCGCGCCCATCGCGTACGGCGCCTTGGTGCCGGTCAGCGGGACGTTGTAGACGACGGAGGTGCTGGCCGTGCCCTGCTCGACGTTGGTGGTGCCCTGGTGGAGGCCGGAACGGGAGGCCTTGAGCAGCATGCCGTCACCGGCGGTCGCGGCGTTGCCCGCCTGGCCGTAGGTGAAGGTCCACGGAAGCTCGCCGGCCGGGGTCTGGGTGGTGACGCGGCCCGCGGAGTCGTACGCGTACTCCGTCTTCAGCGCGGGGCTGATCAGCGGGCTCCAGGCCTGGCGCAGCCGGCCGGAGGCGTCGTAGACGTAGGTCTGCACGGCCTTGGAGGTCGCGGAGGCGGCGCCCGGGTCGGTGGACCACAGGCGGATCTCCTTCACCTGGCCGGTGACGTCGCCGAAGACGAGGTCGGTGGCGGTGGTGGTGGCTCCGTAGACGAACTCGATGGCGCGGCAGCCCTTGGTGGCGGGCGTGGCGGTGCAGGTGTCGGCGGAGACGGCCGAGGTGGGGGCGATGACTCGCTTGGGGCGGGCCAGCTTCTTGCCGTTCACGGTCACGGTCTCCGAGACCACGGTGGTGGCGGTGTTCGTCAGGCCGTTCAGCAGGGTGGAGGAGACCGGCCAGGTGGTGGCGGCCGCATCCGGCTTGGTGAACTCGGTGACGGTGCCCTCGGTGTCGGAGAGCGTGAAGGAGCCGGTGACGCTGCCCGTCAGGGTCAGGTCCTCGGAGCCCGGCTCGGCTATCCAGCCGGTTTTGCCCGCATTCGCGGTGAAGTGCGTCTCGTCGCCCTCGGTGCTCACGACCGCGACGGCCGTGTCGGAGGTCTTGCGGACGTGCGAGTAGGCCGACTCAGTGTCCTCGGCGAGCGTGCCGGAGACCCACTCCTTGCCGAAGATGGCGGCCTGGCCGTCCTGCTTGGCTGCCTTGTCCGGGGTGCGGGAGGAGGCCGTGCGCGAGACGGTCAGACCGAAGGAGGAGACATCGGTCGAGCTGAGGGTGAAGTCACCGTTCAGCAGGTTCACCGAACCTGGGCCGATCTCGTCGGTCGCGGCGCCGGTGGCGTTGCGGTCGACGACGACGGTGAGGGGCTGGGTGGCGCCCGTGGCGGAGTTGGGGCCGGTGAAGTCGGCCTTGATCTGCACGGTGCCGTCCGGGTTGACGGTGTCGGTGGCGTTCCAGACCAGTGCGGCGTTCTTGCCATTGACCAGCGGGGCGGGCCAGGCGGTCAGCGGGGCGCCGCCGGAGGTGACGTCACCGGCCGGGATGGTCACCCAGGCGTCGGCCTCGGAGCGCCGCCAGGAGAAGGAGACGTTGTTGTACTTGGCGCCGTCGGCCTCCGCGACCAGCGGGAGGCGGCGGGCGGTGCGCTCGCCCTCGGCGGGCTGGACGAAGCCGCCCGGGCCGGCGTGGAAGGTGTACGAGACCGGCTCGGACTTGTTGTCGGCCTTGTCGACCGTGCGCACCTGGAGGGTGTGGGTGCCGTCCTTGGGCGGGGTGATGCTGATGGTCTTGGCGCCGTTGACGCCGCCGGTGACGACCTTCGTCCAGGTCACGCCGTCCAGGGACCACTCGAGCCAGTTGTGGTCGGAGGTGGGCGGGGTGACGGTGAAGTTGCCGGCCTGCCCGGCGCCCTTGACCCAGGCGGTGGCCGGGTAGTCGGTGGAGGCCAGGCCGGTGGGGGCGGACGGCGCCGCGGTGTCGACGGTGAACGTCTTCCAGGCCGACCAGCCCAGGTTGTAGTGCGTGCCATCGTACGGGGAGGTGCGGAACGTGTACGTCTTGCCGTTGGTCAGCACCCCGGCGGGGACGGTGACGGAGGCCGACTGTCCGGAGTTCACCCACGGCGAGACGATGAC
This genomic interval carries:
- a CDS encoding GlsB/YeaQ/YmgE family stress response membrane protein, which codes for MGILAWILIGLLAGLIAKAIMPGKDPGGLILTMLIGIAGGLLGGWLGKVIFGVDSIDGFFDLSTWIAAIIGSVILLALYRLVIGNKRHHHSHA
- a CDS encoding RHS repeat-associated core domain-containing protein; this encodes MEALSERSETNTTWVNKDGSLTSEIAAGPIRFRDPATGEWRDVDVNLTAASDGSVASKAHPLGLRLAGKSGAKAQSLSAAQSAPGTDLVTLGQGDEAITLQWRGGLPAPKLEGTRATYPDAVPGADVVVEATRTGFEQFVEVKAKPAAGFSYTLPLKTKGLKVEQQPDGSVLFTDKKSNKTATMPAPVMWDASVDPVSGEHTRRAKVALKVVKTKDGVDLVITPEAGFLADPATKYPVTVDPSTSSLGNLFDTYVQQGETVDWSSDTELDFGNPGTKNGDGTYRIARSFITWNTAPVADALISDAKLSLWDFHSGNTDCTAQPWDVWTANGPTTASRWTNQPAMVTKMATSTETKGNPGCASQPDGWINADVTGLVQHWSNNKWTYSSMGLRSTDETDIKEWKRVNSANNASNPPKLTVTYNYRPKTGTKQEAGAPFFSYGGDYVVNTVTPVLRDTFVDANGDKVNGTFQIFDSVTDTQVGNVIVSPWVNSGQSASVTVPAGVLTNGKTYTFRTSPYDGTHYNLGWSAWKTFTVDTAAPSAPTGLASTDYPATAWVKGAGQAGNFTVTPPTSDHNWLEWSLDGVTWTKVVTGGVNGAKTISITPPKDGTHTLQVRTVDKADNKSEPVSYTFHAGPGGFVQPAEGERTARRLPLVAEADGAKYNNVSFSWRRSEADAWVTIPAGDVTSGGAPLTAWPAPLVNGKNAALVWNATDTVNPDGTVQIKADFTGPNSATGATQPLTVVVDRNATGAATDEIGPGSVNLLNGDFTLSSTDVSSFGLTVSRTASSRTPDKAAKQDGQAAIFGKEWVSGTLAEDTESAYSHVRKTSDTAVAVVSTEGDETHFTANAGKTGWIAEPGSEDLTLTGSVTGSFTLSDTEGTVTEFTKPDAAATTWPVSSTLLNGLTNTATTVVSETVTVNGKKLARPKRVIAPTSAVSADTCTATPATKGCRAIEFVYGATTTATDLVFGDVTGQVKEIRLWSTDPGAASATSKAVQTYVYDASGRLRQAWSPLISPALKTEYAYDSAGRVTTQTPAGELPWTFTYGQAGNAATAGDGMLLKASRSGLHQGTTNVEQGTASTSVVYNVPLTGTKAPYAMGATDVKGWGQTDAPTDATAVFPADLVPASNSGDSLASGSYGRAEITYMGVSGRSVNSAAPGGHISTTEYDRYGNTVRELSAGNREVALGVSAGDRAVQAELGIGALSAADRADLLATRSVYDGKGVRELEEFGPLRRIDLTADLKDGVTLLVPKGTSVTARTWTVNEFDAGRPTDGTAKVKDQITKTTTGAQVREHPTVLGEGRANQTVYDWAKGVPTQAIKDPGGLAITTTTEYDNQGRITKQLLPGATGTDAGTRVTTYWSATGTGTCQGRPEWADLVCSTGPAGAVTGGGSNPAQLPTTTTEYDWWGNNAKLSDTANGVTRTTTNTYDAAGRITKAVISGGTGTAVPEATTEYDPATGKAVKAVSPTGGTITKVYDKLGRMVSYTDADGGVSTFEFDLLDRPVKVGDNAPSTVTYTYDAAAEPRGMATSTTDSVAGTFQATYDADGSVTTEKLPGGYTLSTTEDTTGATLKRVYTRDSDGTVVYTDTVAESIHGQVTDHNGWSEQLYGYDAAGRLTSAEDTADTVCTKRTYTFDSRTNRKSLTTAAGTPGADCPTTGGTTANSTYDSGDRIVDAGYTYDAFGRTTALPGTTLSYFANDLVQQQVAGSNRQTWQLDAAHRLRNWKTETGSGSTWTQTGSKVNHYDGDDDKPRWITEDTATGALSRNVESASGDLAATTSKTGDTVLQLTTIHGDVALQLPLDVSKAPVVLDSDEYGNPRAGQPATRYSWLGGKQRSAETLTGLTLMGVRLYNPVSGRFLSLDPVYGGGDNAYGYPGDPVNEFDLDGKSWGSKLWGWTKRHKWDIALTAASFFVPGAGAAVWAYRAYRIVRVARAAKGMDGGLRAGRATSWLAGRMWVGRGSSRFGGNLGRISRDKLRQWRRPTHKSDGHWKSNFQWRNKSSQKWKNNYHVYHRRPWWRRWR
- a CDS encoding chaplin produces the protein MFRIAKAVAVTAAAGAVLAGGAGMAAADATAEGAAIGSPGVLSGNVVQVPIHIPVNICGNTVNIVGLLNPAFGNVCINDGGHKDGHYKGEQHGEY
- a CDS encoding IS30 family transposase, translated to MRPFDTKPCSGRYLSFREREEIALLKAQGKGVRQIARDVGRDPGTISRELRRNAATRGGRSDYRASVAQWKADMAARRPKTAKLVANPRLHAYVHERLSGQISTSRGRAIAGPATGEWTGRNKPHRKDRAWVQAWSPEQVANRIKVDFPDDESMRISHEAIYQALYIQGRGALKRELILCLRTGRALRVPRARSRRKTWAHVTPEALISERPAEAEDRAVPGHWEGDLIIGLERSAIGTVVERSTRFTMLVHLPREDGYGTIPRTKNGPALAGYGAISMKKALANTMSTLPEQLTRSVTWDRGKEMSAHAQFRIETGIPVFFADPHSPWQRGTNENTNGLLRQYFPKGTDLSRWSAEEIEAVAHTLNTRPRKTLGWKTPAEAFNEQLLLLQQTSVATTG